From a single Streptomyces liliifuscus genomic region:
- a CDS encoding PRC-barrel domain containing protein gives MVTDRIWSYAGDSGHTEGQRLTGFTVVASDGTIGRVDRQADDSGLRHLIVDTGVWLFGSSVLIPVGVVTTVDAEAQEVRVACTEEEIKAAPRFKTDRETLDPEYLAGVGDYYRSLPPRRATTP, from the coding sequence GTGGTCACCGACAGAATCTGGTCGTACGCAGGGGACAGCGGGCACACGGAGGGGCAGCGGCTCACGGGGTTCACGGTGGTGGCGTCCGACGGCACGATCGGGCGTGTGGACCGGCAGGCCGACGACTCGGGCCTGCGCCATCTGATCGTCGACACCGGAGTCTGGCTGTTCGGCAGCAGCGTGCTGATACCCGTGGGAGTCGTCACCACCGTCGACGCCGAGGCCCAGGAGGTCAGGGTGGCGTGCACCGAGGAGGAGATAAAGGCCGCGCCGCGCTTCAAGACCGATCGCGAAACGCTGGACCCCGAGTACCTCGCCGGTGTCGGCGACTACTACCGGAGTCTGCCTCCACGACGGGCGACCACACCCTGA